One genomic region from Clostridium cylindrosporum DSM 605 encodes:
- a CDS encoding CotH kinase family protein encodes MISSKHFKIIVALALIIGVTFTTFIMFIPRSSEDSKVTSFEYETKVFNKDNITSINIEMDTKEWDKMLKNATKEEYTSCDVTINGTTFKNVGIRPKGNSSLSQVAGSRSNRYSFKIEFDHYVEGQTCFGLDKLVINNIQSDATYMKEYLSYDIMNYIGITTPLYSFTNVSVNGKAWGLYLAVESLEESFAKRSYGTYHGMLYKPETMNVGKMQGNMPMNKAVNGQTQGAPPMDMNTPIANGGSVPQVKETNEKVSEVKKNESNNTQKVADSANRQAPDVGGMSKGGPGMGSGGGSDLKYIDESISSYSNIFDYSVFDSTKSDKKRVIKAIKSLNSGENLESYLDVDGVLRYIAANTILVNLDSYFSSMKHNYYLYEKDGKISILPWDYNLSFAGFQGGDSTSAVNFPIDTPVSGVELSERPLVSKLLSNSSYKEKYHDYLQKIVSEYFTNGVFENKVNKLNNLIKNYVKSDPTAFYKYEDYQKAIPALIEFGKLRSKSVQGQLDGNLPSSTESQRKNKDNLIKSSLDMNLLGSQGMGKGPNMGGKQVENSKDANEKSNNQALDKEVKGKNANIQGNEMKNMPPFNNQNTGLIDKSQVIITVVSGVALILALVYVVRFKRKR; translated from the coding sequence ATGATATCAAGTAAACACTTTAAAATAATTGTAGCCTTGGCACTAATTATAGGAGTGACATTTACTACATTTATTATGTTTATACCAAGGTCTAGTGAAGATTCAAAGGTTACGTCTTTTGAATATGAAACTAAGGTTTTTAATAAGGACAATATTACCTCAATTAATATAGAGATGGATACTAAGGAATGGGACAAAATGCTTAAAAACGCTACTAAGGAGGAATATACATCATGTGATGTTACGATTAATGGGACAACATTTAAGAATGTAGGAATTCGTCCAAAGGGAAACTCAAGTCTTTCCCAGGTAGCAGGTAGCAGGTCAAATAGATATAGCTTTAAGATAGAATTTGATCATTATGTAGAGGGACAAACATGTTTTGGGCTTGATAAGCTTGTTATCAACAATATTCAATCAGATGCTACATATATGAAGGAATACCTATCCTATGACATTATGAATTATATAGGTATTACGACTCCTTTATATTCCTTTACCAATGTTAGTGTAAACGGGAAAGCATGGGGGCTTTATCTAGCGGTTGAATCCCTAGAGGAATCATTTGCAAAGAGAAGCTATGGAACTTACCATGGAATGCTTTATAAACCAGAAACTATGAACGTGGGAAAAATGCAAGGCAATATGCCAATGAATAAAGCAGTAAATGGACAAACCCAAGGGGCACCACCTATGGACATGAATACTCCTATAGCTAATGGAGGTAGTGTTCCTCAGGTAAAGGAAACTAATGAAAAAGTTTCTGAAGTTAAGAAAAATGAAAGTAACAATACACAAAAAGTTGCAGATAGTGCGAATAGACAAGCTCCAGATGTCGGTGGAATGTCTAAGGGAGGACCTGGAATGGGAAGTGGAGGAGGAAGTGATCTTAAATATATAGATGAAAGCATAAGTAGTTATTCTAATATATTTGATTACTCTGTATTCGATTCTACTAAGTCAGATAAGAAGAGAGTAATAAAGGCTATAAAGAGTTTAAATAGTGGAGAAAATCTTGAAAGTTATCTTGATGTAGATGGAGTCTTAAGATATATTGCTGCAAATACAATACTTGTAAATCTAGATAGCTATTTTAGTAGCATGAAGCATAATTACTATTTATATGAGAAGGATGGAAAGATATCAATTCTTCCATGGGACTATAACCTGTCATTTGCTGGATTTCAAGGAGGAGATTCTACATCTGCGGTTAACTTCCCTATAGATACACCTGTATCAGGAGTCGAGCTATCAGAGCGTCCACTTGTATCAAAGTTACTTAGCAATTCAAGTTATAAAGAGAAATACCATGATTATCTTCAAAAAATAGTTAGTGAATACTTTACAAATGGAGTGTTTGAAAATAAGGTAAATAAACTAAATAATCTTATAAAAAATTATGTAAAAAGTGATCCTACAGCTTTTTATAAATACGAGGATTATCAAAAAGCAATACCAGCCCTTATAGAATTCGGAAAGCTTCGCTCTAAAAGTGTTCAAGGTCAATTAGATGGAAACCTTCCATCAAGTACAGAGAGTCAGAGGAAGAATAAAGATAATCTAATTAAGTCATCCTTAGATATGAATCTACTTGGATCTCAAGGCATGGGTAAGGGACCTAATATGGGAGGTAAACAAGTAGAAAACAGCAAGGATGCAAATGAAAAATCAAATAACCAGGCTTTAGATAAAGAAGTAAAAGGTAAAAATGCTAATATTCAAGGAAACGAAATGAAAAATATGCCCCCCTTTAATAATCAAAACACAGGGCTAATAGATAAAAGCCAAGTTATAATCACAGTGGTAAGTGGTGTAGCACTAATTTTGGCTTTGGTTTATGTAGTAAGATTTAAGAGAAAAAGATAA
- a CDS encoding DUF2157 domain-containing protein: protein MEKRVIRKHNYQILNEELNYLESQGKIDSNKKYEILDMYQVSKSFSFIRVILIISALLIGVGILIFVAGNWKEMSHLSKFLYIAIAVLGCNLVGYKINKTSPKTGISLIYLGCLIYGAGIVLIEQMFNYITIFSDTCFIWSLGIIPIGLYFKDNIIKIFSQILLIFYLANYNQSILKLLLISLIILGIILLIVKVKNNNPIIKTLNIIIPLIVIITFSNLLLINIIYIALLFFILGIISTFVENLKKYKELQLVGTLLYGISGIYITLGESWQGIFNSNTSNIISITFSVGFFIFLIILLKQERISSIIFICALVLRYYADYSYNFMPKSMFFIIGGLILGGFGYWFEKNRKKGGKAVE, encoded by the coding sequence GTGGAAAAGAGAGTTATTAGAAAACATAATTATCAAATTCTTAATGAAGAATTAAACTATCTCGAGTCTCAAGGTAAGATAGACTCAAATAAGAAATATGAAATTTTAGATATGTATCAAGTTAGTAAATCCTTTAGCTTTATAAGAGTAATTCTAATAATATCTGCTCTCTTAATAGGGGTAGGGATTTTAATCTTTGTTGCAGGTAATTGGAAGGAAATGAGCCACTTAAGTAAGTTTCTTTATATAGCTATAGCTGTATTAGGTTGTAATTTAGTTGGATATAAAATTAATAAGACTTCACCTAAAACTGGTATAAGCCTTATATACCTTGGCTGTCTTATATATGGAGCAGGAATAGTACTTATTGAGCAAATGTTTAATTATATTACTATCTTTAGTGATACCTGTTTTATTTGGTCCCTAGGAATAATTCCTATAGGATTATACTTTAAAGATAATATAATAAAAATCTTCTCTCAAATATTACTTATTTTCTATCTAGCTAATTACAATCAAAGTATATTAAAGCTCTTACTTATAAGCTTAATAATACTAGGAATAATTTTATTGATTGTTAAAGTTAAAAATAACAATCCTATTATTAAAACACTTAATATAATTATTCCACTTATAGTTATCATTACATTTAGTAACTTACTATTAATTAACATAATATATATAGCATTACTATTCTTCATTTTAGGTATTATTAGTACTTTTGTAGAAAATCTTAAAAAGTATAAAGAACTACAACTAGTAGGAACCCTTCTTTATGGGATATCTGGAATATATATTACCTTAGGAGAATCATGGCAAGGTATATTTAATTCAAACACTTCAAATATAATATCTATTACCTTTAGTGTAGGCTTCTTTATATTCCTAATTATTTTACTAAAACAAGAAAGAATCTCATCTATTATATTTATTTGTGCTCTTGTATTAAGATACTACGCAGACTATTCATATAACTTTATGCCAAAATCAATGTTCTTTATTATAGGTGGATTAATTCTTGGAGGCTTTGGATATTGGTTTGAGAAAAATAGAAAGAAGGGGGGTAAAGCTGTTGAATAA
- a CDS encoding ZIP family metal transporter produces the protein MEWINNQSPILLAFLATLITWGLTALGASMVFFFKTINKRMLNVMLGFASGVMIAASFWSLLAPAIEMAEGKSIPSFLVAAIGFLGGAAFLWIADKIIPHIHFAARKGESEGINTRLRRSILLVFSITLHNIPEGLAVGVAFGAAANGMDGVTVVSAMAVAIGIGLQNFPEGAAVSIPLRGEGLSRKKSFLYGQASGIVEPIAGVIGAALVTSIQAILPYALAFAAGAMIYVVVEELIPEAQSGDHNSTDIATLGCIIGFTIMMMLDVGLG, from the coding sequence ATGGAGTGGATAAACAATCAAAGCCCCATATTGCTAGCCTTTTTAGCAACCTTAATAACCTGGGGCTTAACAGCACTTGGAGCTTCAATGGTATTTTTCTTTAAAACCATTAATAAAAGGATGCTTAATGTTATGCTTGGTTTTGCCTCTGGAGTTATGATTGCAGCTAGTTTTTGGTCTTTACTTGCACCTGCAATTGAGATGGCAGAGGGTAAAAGTATACCATCTTTTCTTGTAGCGGCTATTGGATTTCTAGGTGGTGCAGCATTTTTATGGATAGCTGATAAGATAATTCCACATATTCATTTTGCAGCTAGAAAAGGTGAAAGTGAGGGGATTAACACTAGGCTAAGAAGAAGTATACTTCTGGTGTTTTCCATAACACTTCATAATATCCCAGAGGGTCTTGCGGTAGGTGTTGCCTTTGGGGCAGCAGCTAATGGGATGGATGGTGTAACTGTTGTTTCTGCCATGGCAGTAGCAATAGGAATAGGACTTCAAAACTTTCCAGAGGGGGCAGCGGTATCAATTCCTCTTAGAGGTGAGGGGCTATCTAGAAAAAAGAGTTTTTTATATGGACAGGCATCAGGGATTGTTGAGCCTATAGCAGGGGTTATAGGAGCAGCACTTGTTACCTCTATTCAGGCAATACTTCCATATGCACTTGCCTTCGCAGCTGGTGCAATGATTTATGTGGTTGTTGAGGAGCTTATACCCGAGGCGCAATCAGGAGACCATAATAGTACTGATATAGCGACACTAGGATGTATTATTGGTTTTACTATTATGATGATGTTAGATGTTGGACTTGGTTAA